The following proteins are encoded in a genomic region of Phycisphaerales bacterium AB-hyl4:
- a CDS encoding cation:proton antiporter, whose amino-acid sequence MTAVLYILVAAAAGLALAKWLRLPSVPMLVLAGLTLRMTGLVPDEALLRDAMLLGLAFLVFVAGTELNPDRLGDQRRAALVVGLAQFIVLAVVGIAVARMLGFAWETAAYIGLALTASSTLVVVTLLRQRQQFFEPFGRLVLGVLLLQDILVIVAIAALSGVDGGPEVVGLRLGGMAALLLLAWVCVRWVTPWLMLKLNLDEESLLLVLLAMLFTFVGLSQWMGLPMVTGAFLAGVSLSGFPSNGIVRGQVNSLADFFLAVFFVALGGALMWLGPAELVLAMALVVLVLVVTPPLVAWVGRRVGLSSRVSIESGLLLAQCSEFSLVVVLLGVEQGHVSEDVFAIVALVTVVTMILTPFVATDANTWRVMRLRLPHGWVGGERRETRPSDHVLMLGCGTNGQKLADALVQRGHRVVVVDDDPGMIARLRQRGVEAVRGDGADYIILRDVGARAAKVVVSTMRRTSDNERMLRFLWDANVPVVLRTFGPDAAERFAVYGAIPIIESELGADATLAWFEETFLQTSPATADAQA is encoded by the coding sequence ATGACAGCAGTGCTTTACATTCTGGTGGCGGCGGCGGCGGGGCTTGCGCTGGCCAAGTGGCTGCGGCTGCCGAGCGTGCCGATGCTCGTGCTGGCGGGGCTGACGCTGCGAATGACCGGTCTCGTGCCGGACGAGGCGCTGCTTCGCGACGCGATGCTGCTGGGGTTGGCGTTCCTGGTCTTCGTGGCGGGCACGGAGCTGAACCCCGACCGGCTGGGCGACCAACGGCGGGCGGCGCTGGTCGTGGGGCTGGCACAGTTCATCGTGCTGGCAGTGGTCGGCATCGCGGTGGCACGGATGCTCGGGTTCGCGTGGGAGACCGCGGCGTATATCGGCCTGGCGCTCACCGCCAGCTCGACGCTGGTGGTGGTAACCCTGCTCAGGCAGCGGCAGCAGTTTTTCGAGCCATTCGGCAGGCTGGTGCTCGGCGTGCTGCTGCTGCAGGACATCCTTGTGATCGTCGCAATCGCGGCGCTCAGCGGCGTCGATGGCGGCCCGGAAGTCGTGGGCCTGCGATTGGGCGGCATGGCGGCGCTGCTGCTGCTGGCGTGGGTGTGTGTGCGATGGGTGACACCCTGGCTGATGCTGAAGCTCAACCTCGACGAAGAAAGCCTGCTGCTGGTGCTGCTGGCGATGCTGTTCACGTTCGTGGGGCTGTCGCAGTGGATGGGGCTGCCGATGGTGACCGGGGCGTTTCTCGCCGGCGTGTCGCTGTCGGGGTTTCCGAGCAACGGCATCGTTCGCGGACAAGTCAATTCACTGGCGGACTTTTTCCTCGCGGTGTTTTTCGTGGCGCTGGGCGGAGCGCTGATGTGGCTGGGGCCGGCGGAACTGGTGCTGGCGATGGCGCTGGTGGTGCTGGTGCTGGTGGTGACGCCGCCGCTGGTGGCGTGGGTCGGTCGGCGGGTGGGGCTGAGCAGCCGAGTGTCGATCGAGAGCGGGCTGCTGCTGGCGCAGTGCAGCGAGTTTTCACTGGTAGTCGTACTGCTCGGTGTTGAGCAGGGACATGTATCCGAGGATGTGTTCGCGATCGTCGCGCTGGTGACGGTGGTGACGATGATCCTCACGCCCTTCGTGGCGACGGACGCGAACACGTGGCGGGTGATGCGCCTTCGTCTGCCGCATGGCTGGGTCGGTGGCGAGCGGCGCGAGACTCGGCCGAGCGATCACGTGCTGATGCTCGGCTGCGGCACGAACGGACAAAAGCTGGCCGACGCATTGGTACAACGCGGCCACCGGGTCGTGGTGGTTGATGACGACCCGGGCATGATCGCCCGGCTAAGGCAGCGCGGCGTCGAGGCGGTGCGCGGCGACGGAGCCGACTACATCATTCTCCGCGACGTCGGCGCCCGCGCCGCGAAGGTGGTTGTCTCCACCATGCGCCGCACATCCGACAATGAACGCATGCTGCGATTCCTCTGGGACGCGAACGTGCCGGTCGTGTTGCGCACGTTCGGCCCGGACGCGGCGGAACGGTTCGCGGTTTATGGCGCGATTCCGATCATCGAATCGGAGCTTGGCGCTGACGCGACGCTGGCGTGGTTTGAGGAAACCTTTCTGCAAACATCCCCCGCGACCGCAGACGCGCAAGCGTAA
- a CDS encoding LuxR C-terminal-related transcriptional regulator: MTGPLTFTDQETSFQSVDGFADRMLPGGDAVDAMPWYWVERCLVSPLHGALVQSAECSAMLAEADVVAARVYNPPGWRACAYVGTPGLDLSPAQRVPLQSWPVAKGSLFDRLSAVGIVDRPITLEELFVDGRDPDNTAASIGIEPTLRPSCRLTDAFAITLPIEGACQAVLLLLRHLERPAFDAAHRDAVAARRPMLRDVMRRGLHAQRPPRLTAVAMLNRLSPTERDVLEMLRRESTEREIANHFGRSPHTVHVHVKSIYRKLGVHSRQQLRSMMRTMCDNDEIDI; the protein is encoded by the coding sequence ATGACGGGCCCACTCACATTCACGGACCAGGAGACGAGTTTTCAATCGGTCGATGGTTTTGCCGACCGCATGTTGCCCGGGGGCGACGCGGTGGACGCGATGCCGTGGTATTGGGTCGAGCGGTGTCTGGTCAGTCCACTTCACGGGGCACTGGTGCAGTCGGCGGAGTGCTCTGCCATGCTTGCCGAGGCGGACGTTGTCGCCGCTCGCGTTTACAACCCGCCGGGCTGGCGGGCGTGCGCTTATGTTGGCACGCCGGGGCTGGACCTCTCGCCGGCGCAGCGCGTGCCCTTACAGAGTTGGCCCGTTGCGAAAGGCTCGCTGTTTGATCGCTTGTCGGCCGTGGGCATTGTGGATCGGCCAATCACGCTGGAAGAGTTGTTCGTGGATGGACGTGATCCAGACAACACGGCGGCGAGCATTGGCATTGAGCCGACGCTGCGGCCGAGTTGTCGACTGACGGATGCGTTCGCTATCACGCTACCGATTGAAGGCGCTTGCCAGGCGGTGTTGCTGTTGCTGCGGCATCTCGAGCGCCCGGCGTTCGACGCGGCGCATCGTGATGCGGTCGCGGCTCGTCGGCCGATGCTGCGCGATGTGATGCGGCGCGGGTTACACGCTCAGCGTCCGCCTCGGCTGACGGCCGTGGCGATGCTCAACCGACTCAGCCCCACGGAGCGTGACGTGCTTGAAATGCTGCGTCGCGAGAGCACGGAGCGTGAGATCGCCAACCACTTCGGCCGATCGCCGCATACGGTACACGTTCATGTGAAGAGCATTTATCGCAAGCTTGGCGTTCACTCACGGCAGCAACTTCGATCCATGATGCGAACCATGTGCGACAACGACGAAATTGATATCTGA